A stretch of Henckelia pumila isolate YLH828 chromosome 4, ASM3356847v2, whole genome shotgun sequence DNA encodes these proteins:
- the LOC140861405 gene encoding uncharacterized protein — MDVCFWEFQCTEEQRMETLDFLVEGRARKWWDSTSAPFIVARGVAIWDEFRTAFHKLYFHPALRQTKTSELLGLRQGSMSIEEYQLKFFELFPYCPQISDSSEAKYNLFLQGLNPEIHDGVAVGDDMTYEGSGETRQSGKKKLQYDHCGRDHPTENCRATAGACFICGSVDHFKRDCPKRSG, encoded by the exons ATGGATGTTTGTTTCTGGGAGTTCcaatgcactgaggagcagcggatggagactcttgatttcCTGGTCGAAGGACGAGCTCGGAAGTGGTGGGATTCTACTTCTGCGCCTTTTATTGTAGCCCGAGGAGTTGCTATCTGGGATGAGTTCCGCACGGCTTTTCATAAACTGTATTTTCATCCTGCTCTTCGACAGACGAAGACAAGTGAGTTGCTGGGTTTGCGGCAGGGATCAATGTCGATTGAGGAGTACcagttgaagttctttgagttgtttCCTTATTGCCCCCAGATTTCTGATAGTTCAGAGGCGAAGTATAATTTGTTCCTCCAAGGCCTTAATCCGGAGATTCATGACGGAGTTGCTgtgggagatgacatgacttatgagg GATCTGGTGAGACTCGTCAGTCGGGCAAGAAAAAGTTGCAGTATGATCATTGTGGGAGAGATCATCCCACTGAGAATTGTAGAGCCACTGCTGGAGCTTGTTTCATCTGTGGAAGTGTTGATCACTTCAAGAGAGATTGTCCCAAGCGTAGCGGATAG